The DNA window CTTGGCAGGGTTAAGATTAGTTAAACTTGTTGGCTCATcatgtaaattttaaaaaaaaacacaagttacACTTAAGTATTAGTGTGGCTTATAGTCCAGAGATATATAGTAATATACAATGTTGATGAAAACAACATCAATGACATTAAAATGcctaaaaacagaaatagaCCATTATTATGACTCCAGATAACACTAAAGTAGTGTTTTTTCATTGTGTTTATCTCAATGTGTGGCCTTGACGGCAGTAGGtgtccagttcatttaaactgaAAGAATTGACCATAAATGTGCTATTGTCAACACTAAAAGGCCAATATTTTTTGGCTGACTGGGGCAAAGTAATGTTCTTTCACCCCTCCCGGGAAAAATGGCTTGGATATCTAGtgccgttaatggcagccaatgagtaaataaataaaaaggtgttaggttcatccaattgtacccCAACAAAAGGATATATTGAATTATTACATGAAAGAGttaaattcacaaaaaaatagaatgttttaatttttaaaaaggtgtgattaaaaacaacatgtgGTATTGTTGATAGTAGTAATtacaaaaagaaatgtatttgaCATTTGGTAATATTGTACaattaattgcaaaaaaaattgtctgAAAACACTGGATTGCAaatctgaaaaaacaaaaagcttttCAATCTAGACAATTATATTCAATGTAAGGTTACTATGAGAAGAATCATTGATAGGAAGAATAACAAGTAGGATGTATGGAAATTGAAAAGTGGTTATACAATATTTAAACTAAAgtagtgggttttttttttaattaattgaaaCAACGGTTGCAAgttaaataattttgaaattggTCATGGTGTGACGCCATAAAAATATTGGATTTTGACAAAATTTTACCTATAAATTAACTGTTATATGTGCCGAATAAGTTGTCCTTGTTTTATTGCGACAATGATTTGTGGAATAATTGATTTGGCCCACCACACGTTTTTATCTATAGCCAGTTTGGCTGCCGGATGCGATATGGACAGACGGACCAGTTTTATCCGTAGGTTCCGCAGTCCCAGCATTGATAGCAATTCCACCGAACATTGTCCCTAGACCTAATGCTATAGCTCCGCCTAATGACACTACACCTGCAAAAAGGCCAAATATGGGAGCGATTATTGCGGTGGCTAGGCTTGCGACAACAACTTTTTTGGTGACCTCTCTTTTAGACTCCATAGATGCTTTATTACCTTTGAGAGCCCTGAGTGCTTCCTGggcctttttaaacattgaattgGTATAAGCCCTGCCTCCAACCCTTTTGAGCATATGGTCCACCTTTGACATGAGTGTTTGAACCTGTACCACATCACCTGATTGATTGTTAAACACATGGTAGCCACCCCCACACTTGCTTATAAGTTCCCTGAGCCCAGGAGGAGCCCTTTGCAGGTGCTCTTCAAAATCCACCCCTTCAAGACCATCCCCTCCGGTAAATAGAACCATTGTGTGATTTTTAACAGCATCTTCTCCAAAAAGAGCTGCCACATTGATGGCAGCCTGCGCTGCGTCTTCTGTGTAACGCCCGATAGGTACAACCAGGAGAAAAGCATGGGGTTCACATTCTGAGAAAAGTATACATTTGGCTATTTCTTCATAAATCTGATCCTTAGTGAGGTGAGTGTCCCCAAAGCCTGGCATGTCGACCACTGTCACCTTTCTCTTCCGGCCATGGTCTTCCACAAGCTCAGCGAATCCATGCTCAGTTTTCCGGGTCACTGAGCTGAAACTGCGCTTTGACTCAAAGTGTTGCCGACCTAGAATGGTGTTTCCAGACGCACTCTTGCCCGCTCCTGTATTTCCCACAAGAATCAGCCTGCGTTCGTTTAGCCACGTCATATCAACTCGCAACTTTCCACTCGGTGACGGAAAAGCTGCAGACAAAGGAATGAAACTCTTTTAATCTGATTGTAGATGTTATCGAACTGCAGTCTGTCTGCAACTTTTCAGTCACCTCTTTAAGTTCTCACATGTAGAATttggaaatatatatacatatagtaattACCACACCGACATGTGGTGAACGGCCTATTAATGCAACAAGC is part of the Stigmatopora argus isolate UIUO_Sarg chromosome 14, RoL_Sarg_1.0, whole genome shotgun sequence genome and encodes:
- the LOC144088751 gene encoding GTPase IMAP family member 4-like, which codes for MTWLNERRLILVGNTGAGKSASGNTILGRQHFESKRSFSSVTRKTEHGFAELVEDHGRKRKVTVVDMPGFGDTHLTKDQIYEEIAKCILFSECEPHAFLLVVPIGRYTEDAAQAAINVAALFGEDAVKNHTMVLFTGGDGLEGVDFEEHLQRAPPGLRELISKCGGGYHVFNNQSGDVVQVQTLMSKVDHMLKRVGGRAYTNSMFKKAQEALRALKGNKASMESKREVTKKVVVASLATAIIAPIFGLFAGVVSLGGAIALGLGTMFGGIAINAGTAEPTDKTGPSVHIASGSQTGYR